One window from the genome of Mumia sp. ZJ1417 encodes:
- a CDS encoding NAD(P)/FAD-dependent oxidoreductase, with product MTHDVVIVGGGHNGLVAATLLARSGLRTVLLERLDHTGGAAVSERPFPGMDARLSRYSYLVSLMPHELVRELGLKLELRSRATASYTPYEGGGLLVETHEGRATAESFRQATGTDSEYEAWRAFYGDAETLALSVAPTLLQPLPTAESLREQVGDGVWRDLVAEPLGRAVERRFASDLVRGVVATDGLIGTYASLEDESLLQNRCFLYHLVGNGTGEWRVPVGGMGAVTDELRRVAEKAGAEIRTGVEVTSVDAGLDGVVVHADGLTLEARWMLSGVAPYVLAGLLGDPLPTKPQGSQLKINLLVDRLPRLKSGVDPKVAFAGTFHLGETYSELAHAYAAPSPDLACGELYCHTLTDRSILGPELAASDAQTLTYFGIHWPYEASDTYAKERGWRAFAAAIDAYLEEPIESVLARDANGDRCVEVKTPADIESDLAMPGGHIFHGDLRWPWVERLGHTPAERWGVQTGHARVLVCGSGARRGGAVSGIGGHNAAMAVLDHEGRHA from the coding sequence ATGACTCACGACGTCGTCATCGTCGGAGGCGGCCACAACGGTCTGGTCGCCGCAACCCTGCTCGCCCGCAGCGGCCTCCGTACGGTGCTGCTCGAACGCCTCGACCACACCGGCGGCGCCGCAGTGAGCGAGCGCCCGTTCCCCGGCATGGATGCGCGACTGTCGCGCTACTCCTACCTCGTCTCGCTCATGCCGCACGAGCTGGTCCGCGAGCTCGGCCTGAAGCTCGAGCTCCGCTCCCGCGCCACCGCCTCGTACACCCCGTACGAGGGCGGCGGGCTGCTCGTCGAGACGCACGAGGGGCGCGCGACAGCGGAGTCGTTCCGGCAGGCGACGGGGACCGACAGCGAGTACGAGGCCTGGCGGGCGTTCTACGGCGATGCCGAGACGCTCGCGCTGAGCGTCGCGCCGACCCTCCTGCAGCCGCTGCCGACCGCGGAGTCGCTGCGCGAGCAGGTCGGCGACGGCGTCTGGCGCGACCTCGTGGCGGAGCCACTTGGTCGTGCGGTCGAGCGGCGCTTCGCCAGCGACCTGGTCCGCGGCGTGGTCGCGACCGACGGTCTGATCGGCACCTACGCGTCGCTGGAGGACGAGTCGCTGCTGCAGAACCGGTGCTTCCTCTATCACCTGGTCGGCAACGGCACGGGCGAGTGGCGCGTCCCGGTCGGCGGCATGGGTGCGGTGACCGACGAGCTGCGCCGCGTCGCGGAGAAGGCCGGCGCGGAGATCCGTACGGGCGTGGAGGTGACGTCGGTCGACGCCGGGCTCGACGGTGTCGTCGTGCACGCCGACGGACTCACGCTCGAGGCGCGGTGGATGCTGTCGGGCGTCGCCCCGTACGTGCTCGCGGGGCTGCTCGGCGACCCGCTCCCCACGAAGCCGCAGGGCTCGCAGCTCAAGATCAACCTGCTCGTGGACCGGCTGCCGCGCCTGAAGTCGGGCGTCGACCCGAAGGTCGCGTTCGCAGGCACGTTCCACCTCGGCGAGACCTACTCCGAGCTCGCCCACGCGTACGCCGCGCCGTCGCCGGACCTCGCGTGCGGCGAGCTCTACTGCCACACGCTCACCGACCGGTCGATCCTTGGGCCGGAGCTGGCGGCGAGCGACGCGCAGACCCTCACGTACTTCGGGATCCACTGGCCGTACGAGGCCTCCGACACCTATGCGAAGGAGCGCGGCTGGCGCGCCTTCGCGGCGGCAATCGACGCCTACCTCGAGGAGCCGATCGAGTCCGTGCTCGCGCGCGACGCGAACGGCGACCGCTGCGTCGAGGTCAAGACGCCGGCCGACATCGAGTCGGATCTCGCGATGCCGGGCGGCCACATCTTCCACGGCGACCTGCGCTGGCCGTGGGTCGAGCGGCTCGGTCACACACCGGCGGAGCGGTGGGGCGTCCAGACCGGGCACGCGCGCGTGCTGGTGTGCGGGTCGGGCGCGCGGCGCGGTGGTGCGGTCAGCGGCATCGGCGGGCACAACGCGGCGATGGCCGTGCTCGACCACGAGGGCCGGCACGCGTAG
- a CDS encoding metallophosphoesterase, with the protein MRLHTIGKHRLPRTPRPWIAAAAGLAVVAAGIAMAGPASAARPQPLSPPLLTPADGSFLEGTATFAATPVTAGDSVTGLTVDGTPVVAETTLGVSHLVYDVGTNSMDAAFGNHVEVNGHRIDPPRTAVSERVSLEVPNEFLVAGDNTVVFQAGGRDADCGVNFDDFTISDVDLELLGETADGEKNEYTYAMGDGSCGSNPGLTKTATLTFTVDGDPRRTTGLSAEVDTTTLANGRHKIVATTRSRARTTNAVRVNNTPVGAPSLTPTDGTLANGRQPVIASQPAASDGGVGSITVDGKAPPTRTTLGTGASTFSFDVGSNAIEFRYQNSLRVNGHTVSLGGDHASTRVDLAVPNRYLVPGRNTLTVVTGDIGSTCGANRDDFDIANLALTPSEGTATPVDVAASYSLGDGNCGSSTKPREVELRFDVEATGVSTYQTLGSGDAVLAFDVGSNAMDAAAGNYLLVNGMRQEVENYAGERARITVPNDWLLPGHNVVEIVTGTYAGECPNRDDFVLSNVELVPADGSAAPIGLKPTYGMGDGGCGSNVTSFTEVDLHFEVDAAARGRRADVQTADLADGEHQVVAASTTGEKATRTLVTDNTAPAVASSAPAAGETITAATVLAVEVEDASGVSDGPVLTLDGEPIEQGAVVGPGLSAGEHTLAVTATDALGNTAARSVVFRSAGIPDEPTDLAPASGSRDVARTATLSATVAEPDGGPVRATFSEAEILEPHRGWQGTADAVPTTLQVAGEDGVRDLRTLAPGDDRTLAAPRGSGVTFQRFDIAVRGRVEAPVLRWEGTIDPERVASLRVWNRDTRAWDVVASSPGSVGAATVLDATIDADYVDRGKVHAMVTGEDPFADDLESTVDTSFADPAGYDFAIAHYTDTQYLSEGAVEQETAAERAVWATAYTRLTEWIAENADDRKIAYVAHTGDITENNINAPTTDEMRQQITGEFETSSGAQGILDAAGVPNGVVAGNHDNQRGLEIGPESTFNQYYGPGRYASAAASWEHASYGGPWREGDNQNHYDLFSAGGLDFVVVGLSFGVTKEEANWAESVFKAYPDRNGILLTHDYLTPSVRADGRDSELAAPDGSTLFNTVVLDNPNVFLVLAGHRHGVGTNVKPKVGDVGHGVVELLADYQAYTVDADRLGLTEIGGYLPTDRLRFGASFLRMLQFDVERSQMVVDTYSPFLDDFGANDFDPDARYDGSEDDTVLPVDLSSRATTFSTDALALYVPSDVIASTTVDSGEVASVQWTRLRPDTVHTWFVTARSSGGGETSSLPSVFVTKDADGRPGHFGPDHPAWPHFAGKRGD; encoded by the coding sequence ATGCGCTTACACACGATCGGGAAGCACCGTCTCCCCCGAACTCCGCGCCCGTGGATCGCCGCCGCAGCTGGTCTCGCCGTGGTCGCAGCCGGCATCGCCATGGCCGGCCCGGCCTCCGCCGCGCGACCTCAACCCCTCTCACCTCCGCTGCTCACCCCCGCCGACGGCTCGTTCCTGGAAGGAACGGCCACCTTCGCCGCGACGCCCGTGACCGCCGGCGACTCGGTAACCGGCCTCACCGTCGACGGCACACCGGTCGTCGCCGAGACGACGCTCGGTGTCTCCCACCTGGTGTACGACGTCGGCACGAACTCGATGGACGCCGCGTTCGGCAACCACGTCGAGGTCAACGGACACCGCATCGACCCTCCGCGCACGGCCGTCTCTGAGCGCGTGTCCCTCGAGGTGCCGAACGAGTTCCTCGTCGCCGGCGACAACACCGTCGTCTTCCAGGCCGGCGGCCGGGACGCCGACTGCGGGGTCAACTTCGACGACTTCACGATCTCCGACGTCGACCTCGAGCTACTCGGCGAGACGGCCGACGGCGAGAAGAACGAGTACACGTACGCGATGGGCGACGGTTCCTGCGGCTCGAACCCCGGACTGACCAAGACGGCGACGCTCACCTTCACGGTCGACGGCGACCCGCGACGGACGACGGGCCTGTCCGCCGAGGTCGACACGACGACCCTGGCGAACGGGCGTCACAAGATCGTCGCGACCACCAGGTCCCGCGCCCGTACGACGAACGCCGTCCGCGTCAACAACACGCCGGTCGGTGCCCCCTCCCTCACCCCGACCGACGGCACGCTCGCGAACGGGCGTCAGCCCGTGATCGCCTCCCAGCCGGCCGCCTCGGACGGTGGCGTCGGGTCGATCACGGTGGATGGGAAGGCGCCGCCGACCAGGACGACCCTCGGCACCGGGGCATCGACGTTCAGCTTCGACGTCGGCAGCAACGCGATCGAATTCCGCTACCAGAACTCCCTGCGGGTCAACGGTCACACGGTCTCCCTCGGCGGTGACCACGCGAGCACGCGGGTGGACCTGGCCGTGCCGAACCGCTACCTGGTGCCGGGTCGGAACACGCTCACCGTCGTCACGGGCGACATCGGCTCGACCTGCGGGGCGAACCGCGACGACTTCGACATCGCCAACCTGGCCCTCACCCCGAGCGAGGGGACGGCGACACCGGTCGACGTCGCGGCGTCGTACTCCCTCGGCGACGGCAACTGCGGGTCGTCGACGAAGCCACGCGAGGTCGAGCTGCGGTTCGACGTCGAGGCGACGGGTGTCAGCACGTACCAGACCCTCGGCTCCGGCGACGCCGTCCTCGCCTTCGACGTCGGCAGCAACGCGATGGACGCCGCGGCCGGCAACTACCTTCTGGTCAACGGCATGCGGCAGGAGGTCGAGAACTACGCCGGCGAGCGGGCACGGATCACGGTGCCCAACGACTGGCTGCTGCCGGGGCACAACGTCGTCGAGATCGTGACCGGCACGTACGCCGGCGAGTGCCCGAACCGCGACGACTTCGTCCTCTCGAACGTCGAGCTCGTCCCGGCCGACGGGTCGGCGGCACCGATCGGGCTCAAGCCCACCTACGGCATGGGCGACGGCGGCTGCGGCTCGAACGTCACGTCGTTCACCGAGGTCGACCTGCACTTCGAGGTCGACGCCGCGGCGCGGGGGCGCCGCGCTGACGTGCAGACCGCCGACCTCGCCGACGGCGAGCACCAGGTCGTCGCCGCGTCGACCACCGGCGAGAAGGCGACGCGCACGCTGGTCACCGACAACACCGCCCCGGCGGTCGCGTCCAGCGCGCCGGCGGCCGGGGAGACGATCACCGCCGCAACGGTCCTCGCGGTCGAGGTCGAGGACGCCTCCGGGGTCAGCGACGGCCCGGTGCTCACGCTCGACGGCGAGCCGATCGAGCAGGGTGCCGTGGTCGGTCCCGGGCTGTCGGCGGGCGAGCACACCCTCGCGGTCACCGCGACGGACGCGCTCGGCAACACGGCTGCCCGGAGCGTCGTGTTCAGGTCGGCCGGGATCCCGGACGAGCCGACGGACCTCGCGCCCGCCTCGGGCTCGCGCGACGTCGCACGCACGGCGACCCTCTCGGCCACGGTCGCCGAGCCGGACGGGGGCCCGGTCAGGGCGACGTTCTCGGAGGCCGAGATCCTCGAGCCCCACCGTGGCTGGCAAGGCACGGCCGATGCGGTGCCGACGACCCTCCAGGTCGCCGGCGAGGACGGGGTACGCGACCTGCGTACGCTCGCCCCCGGCGACGACCGCACCCTGGCTGCGCCCCGCGGGTCCGGAGTGACGTTCCAGCGGTTCGACATCGCCGTCCGCGGCCGGGTCGAGGCGCCGGTCCTGAGGTGGGAGGGCACGATCGACCCCGAGCGCGTGGCGTCCTTGCGGGTGTGGAACCGCGACACCCGCGCGTGGGACGTCGTGGCCTCCTCCCCCGGCAGCGTCGGTGCCGCGACCGTGCTCGACGCCACGATCGACGCCGACTACGTCGACCGCGGCAAGGTGCACGCGATGGTCACCGGTGAGGATCCGTTCGCCGACGACCTGGAGTCCACCGTCGACACCAGCTTTGCCGACCCGGCCGGGTACGACTTCGCGATCGCGCACTACACGGACACGCAGTACCTGTCCGAGGGTGCGGTCGAGCAGGAGACGGCGGCCGAGCGTGCGGTGTGGGCGACGGCGTACACGAGGCTCACCGAGTGGATCGCTGAGAACGCCGACGACCGCAAGATCGCCTACGTCGCGCACACCGGCGACATCACCGAGAACAACATCAACGCACCGACGACCGACGAGATGCGTCAGCAGATCACGGGCGAGTTCGAGACGTCCTCGGGGGCGCAGGGGATCCTGGACGCCGCCGGCGTACCGAACGGTGTCGTGGCCGGCAACCACGACAACCAGCGCGGTCTCGAGATCGGACCGGAGTCGACGTTCAACCAGTACTACGGTCCGGGTCGCTACGCGTCCGCGGCCGCATCCTGGGAGCACGCGTCGTACGGCGGTCCGTGGCGTGAGGGCGACAACCAGAATCACTACGACCTGTTCAGCGCCGGCGGCCTGGACTTCGTCGTGGTCGGGCTGTCGTTCGGCGTGACGAAGGAGGAGGCCAACTGGGCCGAGTCCGTCTTTAAGGCCTACCCCGACCGCAACGGCATCCTGCTCACGCACGATTACCTGACGCCGTCGGTCCGTGCCGACGGCCGCGACTCCGAGCTGGCGGCGCCGGACGGGTCGACGCTGTTCAACACGGTCGTGCTCGACAACCCGAACGTGTTCCTGGTGCTCGCCGGGCACCGGCACGGAGTCGGCACGAACGTGAAGCCGAAGGTCGGCGACGTCGGGCACGGCGTGGTCGAGCTGCTCGCCGACTATCAGGCGTACACGGTGGACGCGGACCGGCTCGGGCTCACCGAGATCGGCGGCTATCTCCCGACCGACCGGCTGCGCTTCGGCGCGAGCTTCCTGCGGATGCTGCAGTTCGACGTGGAGCGGTCGCAGATGGTGGTCGACACGTACTCGCCGTTCCTGGACGACTTCGGTGCGAACGACTTCGACCCGGACGCCCGGTACGACGGTTCCGAGGACGACACGGTGTTGCCGGTCGACCTCTCGAGCCGTGCGACGACGTTCTCGACGGACGCGCTGGCGCTGTACGTCCCCTCGGACGTCATCGCCTCGACGACGGTGGACTCGGGCGAGGTTGCGTCGGTCCAGTGGACCAGGCTGCGGCCGGACACGGTCCACACGTGGTTCGTGACCGCACGGTCCTCGGGCGGTGGCGAGACGTCGTCGCTGCCGAGCGTCTTCGTGACCAAGGACGCGGACGGGCGGCCGGGCCACTTCGGTCCGGACCACCCGGCGTGGCCGCACTTCGCGGGGAAGCGAGGCGACTGA
- a CDS encoding LysR family transcriptional regulator, translating to MELQQLRYVIAVAETRSFTRAAQQCHVVQSALSHQVAKLEREVGARLFDRTSRRVVPTAAGEAFLPAAREALDAAERARAEAAAVSGVVSGRLRLGAIPTVTVIDLPSVLRGFHETHPRVDVSLRTGGSQELVAQIAAGSVDVAFLGLPPGRVPQGVRSSILGRDEHVAVVALDHPLAGERRTDLATLAPYPFVDFTAGTPGRLQSDEAFAAAGLERHVAFEVTTGDLAARLVAQRLGIALLPSAYAATLADVRMVPIADAPAREEHVAWSRSRPTPAAAAFLDLLDARWGRT from the coding sequence ATGGAGCTCCAGCAACTCCGCTACGTCATCGCGGTCGCCGAGACCCGCAGCTTCACGCGCGCCGCGCAGCAGTGCCACGTCGTGCAGTCCGCGCTGAGCCACCAGGTCGCCAAGCTCGAGCGCGAGGTCGGTGCGCGGCTGTTCGACCGTACGAGCCGGCGTGTCGTGCCGACCGCGGCGGGCGAGGCCTTCCTGCCCGCCGCACGCGAGGCGCTCGACGCCGCCGAACGCGCGCGTGCCGAGGCGGCCGCTGTCTCCGGCGTGGTGAGCGGACGCCTGCGGCTCGGGGCGATCCCGACGGTGACGGTGATCGACCTGCCGAGCGTGCTGCGCGGCTTCCACGAGACCCATCCCCGGGTCGACGTCTCGCTGCGCACCGGCGGCAGCCAGGAGCTGGTGGCGCAGATCGCCGCAGGCTCGGTGGACGTCGCGTTCCTCGGGCTGCCGCCCGGACGCGTGCCGCAGGGCGTGCGCAGCAGCATCCTCGGCCGGGACGAGCACGTCGCCGTCGTCGCCCTGGACCACCCGCTGGCGGGGGAGCGTCGTACGGACCTCGCGACCCTCGCCCCGTACCCGTTCGTCGACTTCACCGCGGGTACGCCGGGGCGGCTGCAGTCGGACGAGGCGTTTGCCGCCGCAGGGCTGGAGCGGCACGTCGCGTTCGAGGTGACGACCGGCGACCTCGCGGCACGGCTCGTCGCGCAGCGGCTCGGGATCGCGCTGCTCCCCAGCGCGTACGCAGCGACGCTCGCCGACGTCCGTATGGTCCCGATCGCCGACGCGCCCGCGCGGGAGGAGCACGTCGCGTGGAGCCGCTCCCGGCCGACGCCGGCAGCGGCAGCGTTCCTGGACCTGCTCGACGCGCGCTGGGGTCGGACCTAG
- a CDS encoding MFS transporter has translation MTRPLLLLMALATGLSVSANYLAQPLLDVLASDLGISEASAGTIVTAAQVGYAVGLLLVVPLGDLLERRRLAVTLLGATAVLLVASSLAPSGRALLVTTTLTALTSVAAQVVVPFAVTLADPARRGQVVGVVMSGLLLGSIVSRPISGVLSQLAGWRTVYVVCGVLVAAVAVALWHRLPTLHTPSGIAYPRLIGSTLALFATQPVLRRRALVGALSLASFNTFWTASTFLLATSYGWAEAAIGAFGLMGIAGVVATPVAGRLVDAGRARTVARASTLALPVAWGAIALGGGGGTVGLWWLLLGVLVLVVAQQMLLNANQNAIYALAPELRNRLNAAFMAAFFVGGAAGSAATTVAWVAGGWGAVSLLGAVLAASTCVVWLEGRRAPRDLDAGSASAPTNGAQRGSSASRAERGSADVAVRHLLRRGSGRTVPC, from the coding sequence ATGACCCGCCCGCTCCTCCTCCTGATGGCTCTCGCGACCGGCCTGTCGGTCTCCGCGAACTACCTCGCGCAGCCGCTGCTCGACGTCCTCGCGAGCGACCTCGGCATCTCCGAGGCGAGTGCGGGGACGATCGTGACGGCAGCGCAGGTCGGGTACGCGGTCGGGCTGCTGCTCGTGGTCCCGCTCGGCGACCTGCTGGAGCGACGCCGGCTCGCGGTCACGCTGCTCGGCGCGACCGCCGTCCTGCTCGTGGCGTCCTCGTTGGCACCGAGCGGGCGCGCACTGCTGGTCACGACGACGCTGACGGCACTGACGTCGGTCGCTGCGCAGGTCGTCGTCCCGTTCGCGGTGACGCTCGCAGACCCGGCGCGACGCGGGCAGGTCGTCGGCGTGGTGATGAGCGGGCTCCTGCTCGGGAGCATCGTGTCGCGCCCGATCTCCGGGGTGCTCTCGCAGCTCGCGGGATGGCGCACGGTGTACGTGGTGTGCGGGGTGCTCGTGGCGGCGGTCGCGGTGGCGCTGTGGCACCGGCTGCCGACGCTGCACACGCCGAGCGGGATCGCGTACCCGCGTCTGATCGGGTCGACGCTCGCGCTCTTTGCTACGCAGCCGGTCCTGCGACGCCGTGCCCTGGTCGGCGCACTGTCCCTCGCGTCGTTCAACACGTTCTGGACCGCGTCGACGTTCCTGCTCGCCACCTCGTACGGGTGGGCGGAGGCGGCGATCGGCGCGTTCGGCCTGATGGGGATCGCGGGCGTCGTGGCGACGCCGGTCGCGGGTCGGCTCGTCGACGCGGGGCGCGCCCGTACGGTCGCACGGGCGTCGACGCTCGCTCTCCCGGTGGCGTGGGGCGCGATCGCGCTCGGCGGAGGAGGCGGCACGGTCGGGCTCTGGTGGCTGCTCCTCGGCGTGCTGGTGCTCGTGGTGGCGCAGCAGATGCTGCTCAACGCCAACCAGAACGCGATCTATGCGCTGGCGCCCGAGCTGCGCAACCGGCTCAACGCGGCGTTCATGGCGGCGTTCTTCGTCGGCGGGGCCGCAGGGTCGGCGGCGACGACCGTCGCGTGGGTCGCCGGCGGCTGGGGTGCGGTGAGTCTGCTCGGCGCGGTTCTCGCGGCCTCGACCTGCGTGGTGTGGCTCGAGGGACGGCGGGCGCCGAGGGATCTCGATGCGGGCTCCGCTAGCGCTCCGACCAACGGGGCCCAACGCGGCTCCAGTGCCTCACGCGCCGAGCGCGGCTCCGCCGACGTCGCCGTGCGGCATCTCCTTCGCCGGGGATCTGGCCGAACCGTCCCTTGCTGA
- a CDS encoding ribbon-helix-helix protein, CopG family produces MTRTTVRLDPDVAAAADRLRRERHVGLSEAVNELARAGMTRTSSTSPTPFRQRTSELGLRIDVSNVAEALDLLDEAEPTT; encoded by the coding sequence ATGACGCGCACGACCGTCCGACTCGACCCTGATGTCGCCGCAGCCGCAGATCGCCTGCGCCGCGAGCGTCACGTCGGATTGAGCGAGGCGGTGAACGAGCTGGCAAGAGCGGGGATGACCCGCACGTCGTCGACCTCACCGACCCCGTTTCGCCAACGCACCTCCGAGCTCGGCCTTCGCATCGACGTGTCGAATGTCGCTGAGGCGCTCGATCTCCTCGACGAGGCTGAGCCGACCACGTGA
- a CDS encoding pirin family protein — protein MVEAFEQHRTEAAAGEQGCGDQTVVAASDDDDVVSHAGQPRLAGRVGEVEYAPGEPKGTPWHPHRGFETVTYMLDGVFDHADSHSGGSITDGCGLSGGPGPLHPRPAPDPLTPGPWHPYSDPGASLLP, from the coding sequence GTGGTCGAGGCGTTCGAGCAGCACCGTACGGAGGCCGCTGCGGGCGAGCAGGGTTGCGGCGACCAGACCGTTGTGGCCGCCTCCGACGATGACGACGTCGTGAGTCATGCGGGTCAGCCTAGGCTGGCTGGTCGAGTGGGCGAGGTCGAATATGCGCCGGGCGAGCCCAAGGGCACGCCGTGGCACCCGCACCGCGGCTTCGAGACCGTGACCTACATGCTCGATGGCGTCTTCGACCACGCCGACTCCCACAGCGGCGGATCGATCACCGACGGCTGCGGCCTTAGCGGCGGACCGGGGCCCCTACACCCGCGACCCGCTCCCGATCCGCTGACCCCCGGCCCCTGGCACCCTTACTCGGATCCGGGGGCTTCGCTTTTGCCCTGA
- a CDS encoding HupE/UreJ family protein, translating to MPVSRRRLTGLLVLVAGTLLAIAPSGPAAAHDATTTAYLEATQVAGTTDVEVTVEAEYDLLMKSAWLEAPAYEATARDEQRRQLALNADAVGRYVTDRLEVAYQGQECTPTAGTADVRERRGRAHAVVPVTFGCPAGDPGAEAVHSVSSTLFPDAEGFVHSTEALLVYDLDERSGETLLDVQTPTFIAGEQSTAEELGEFFVHGAEHLLFGLDHVLFLLILILGSRSLREIVLTTAAFTVAHSVTFLLAALGLVDVPAIVVEPVIAASIALTAAVCLWSVVVRTDLERTRPSVVDRLRFPVVFAFGLVHGLGFAGALGIDEPWSWGLLAALVSFNVGIEVTQLVIVVLVFPALMLLRRRAPQVARVGTAAAAGAVTLVGAYWTLERLLAG from the coding sequence ATGCCCGTGTCCCGACGCCGTCTCACCGGCCTGCTCGTGCTGGTCGCCGGCACGCTGCTGGCGATCGCGCCGAGCGGTCCCGCCGCCGCGCACGACGCGACCACGACGGCGTACCTCGAGGCCACCCAGGTCGCCGGCACCACCGACGTCGAGGTCACGGTCGAGGCGGAGTACGACCTGCTGATGAAGTCCGCGTGGCTGGAGGCGCCGGCGTACGAGGCGACGGCCCGTGACGAGCAACGGCGCCAGCTCGCGCTGAACGCCGACGCCGTCGGGAGGTACGTCACCGATCGGCTCGAGGTCGCGTACCAAGGTCAGGAGTGCACGCCGACGGCCGGCACCGCCGACGTGCGGGAGCGCCGCGGACGTGCCCACGCCGTGGTCCCCGTGACCTTCGGCTGCCCGGCCGGCGACCCCGGTGCCGAAGCGGTGCACTCCGTCTCCAGCACGCTCTTCCCGGACGCCGAGGGGTTCGTGCACAGCACCGAGGCGCTGCTCGTGTACGACCTCGACGAGCGAAGCGGCGAGACGCTGCTCGACGTGCAGACGCCCACGTTCATCGCAGGTGAGCAGAGCACGGCCGAGGAGCTCGGGGAGTTCTTCGTGCACGGCGCCGAGCACCTGCTGTTCGGGCTCGACCACGTGCTTTTCCTGCTGATTCTCATCCTCGGGTCGCGATCGCTTCGCGAGATCGTGCTGACGACGGCCGCGTTCACCGTCGCCCACAGCGTCACCTTCCTCCTCGCCGCGCTCGGCCTGGTCGACGTCCCGGCGATCGTCGTGGAGCCGGTGATCGCGGCGTCCATCGCGCTCACGGCGGCCGTCTGCCTGTGGAGCGTCGTCGTGCGCACCGACCTGGAGCGCACACGTCCGTCGGTGGTCGACCGCCTCCGGTTCCCGGTCGTGTTCGCGTTCGGGCTCGTGCACGGGCTCGGGTTCGCGGGAGCGCTCGGGATCGACGAGCCGTGGTCGTGGGGTCTGCTGGCGGCGCTCGTCAGCTTCAACGTCGGGATCGAGGTGACGCAGCTCGTGATCGTCGTGCTGGTCTTCCCCGCGCTGATGCTGCTGCGGCGCCGCGCTCCTCAGGTGGCGCGGGTGGGGACGGCGGCCGCGGCCGGCGCCGTCACGCTCGTGGGCGCGTACTGGACGTTGGAGCGCCTGCTCGCCGGCTAG
- a CDS encoding type II toxin-antitoxin system VapC family toxin → MIVDANVLLYAVDRTSPFHEVAAEWLEGALSGTTRIGFPWPTLLAFQRIATHPRASASPLSPAEAWSFVEDWIQAEQTWIPVPGPRHAEVLGRLLVDGDLRANLVPDAHLAALALENGVGVCSFDSDFARFDGLSWHNPSLGW, encoded by the coding sequence GTGATCGTCGACGCCAACGTCCTCCTCTACGCGGTCGACAGGACGAGCCCCTTCCACGAGGTGGCCGCAGAGTGGCTCGAAGGCGCACTGAGCGGCACCACGCGGATCGGTTTCCCCTGGCCCACACTTCTTGCCTTCCAACGCATCGCGACACACCCGCGCGCCTCGGCGTCGCCACTGTCACCGGCCGAGGCGTGGAGCTTCGTCGAGGACTGGATCCAGGCAGAGCAGACGTGGATCCCGGTGCCGGGTCCGCGCCACGCCGAGGTTCTCGGACGTCTTCTCGTCGACGGTGACCTTCGGGCCAACCTTGTTCCGGACGCTCACCTCGCTGCCCTCGCCCTCGAGAACGGCGTCGGCGTGTGCTCGTTCGACAGCGACTTCGCGCGCTTCGACGGGCTCTCTTGGCACAACCCTTCTTTGGGGTGGTAG